The nucleotide window CATCTGCAACAACCCCACCATCCCTCATAAGAACCAACCTCGTTGCGTCATTTGAAACGAGATCCAATCGATGCTCTACCAAGATGACGGTCATGCCCTTCTTGTTTAAGGACGAGATGATGCCGAGAATGCGTTCTGCGCTTCTAGGATCCAAATTCGAAGTAGGCTCATCAGCTATGAGTATATCGGGTTCCAGAGCAAGTGTTGCAGCTAATGCCACAGCCTGTTGTTCACCACCGGACATTTCATGAGGGTGTTTCTCACGGAGATGTTCAATGTCAAGAAGAGTAATCATTTCATCAACTTTTTTTCGAATCTCGGGAGGGGGAACACCCAAATTCTCCGGTCCAAAAGCCAATTCTTTTTCAACATTCAGTGTCACTAGCTGATTGCTGGGATTCTGAAATACCATCCCTGCAGTTTTTGCAAGTTCGGCTACAGATGTTTCCTTGGTATTTTGAGATGCAACAAAGACGTTTCCTGACAAGTATCCACGATGAAAATGCGGAACAAGACCGTTTATTGCTCTGCAAAAAGTCGTTTTTCCACATCCAGAAGGGCCAGAAACAAGGACGTATTCTCCTTCCTCGATACTAAGAGAAACTCTACGCAATGCCAGAGCCTCTGAACCTAAGTATCTGAAGCTGAAGTCAGCAAACTCTATGATTGGCATTCGGAACAGTCCTCTTCCCGTTTTTCTACCTGGCATGTATTGCCTTCTTAATTAGTTCTACCGACTTATTTAGCGCCTTCTTGAGGTTTCCTCTTCCATTTGCTCCCGCTGCGTTAGGGTGCCCACCACCCTTTCCACCAATGATTTCACCAACAGGTTCCATGACGTCACAGCCAAGATTGACACCCGTTTCATTATAGAAATGCTTCGTTGACCTTGAACTCAACCTTACGGAATTCTCCCCCTGTTGCCCACCTGCAATAGCTACATCCGCACCAAGACTAATCAAGCCCCGACAAGAACTTGCTTCAAATGCACCTATCACAGACGTAACGACAATCCATTCATCTATTTTGTGAATCTTTGTGCGTCGAGCTGCTTTCAATCGTGCGATCCGTTCAGAACGTTCTGGCCGTATGATAAGAGAGGTTACACATGATTCGTAGTCAGCACCTGCTTCTATCAAATCAATAGCTGCCAAGAGTGTTTTCTTATCGGTGTAAAAGAAACGACGTGTATCAAAAAGAAGACCTGCGAGAAGAAGATTTGCCACCATTTTCGAAGGTTGGATTCTCATATCATTGAAAACACTAAGAAGGAGCTCACACGTCGAGGAGCGATTTGGTTCCTGAATAACATGCGATGCCAGCTGCTCAATTTCTGGATTTGGTTCATGATGGTCGATAACAAGAGTTTGGGGTGGTTCGTTCAGGTAGTTCTTGAGCTTACCGCCGACTTGTTCCCGGCTGTTTGTATCAAGAAGTATCACGAGATCCGGTTCAAGGTCAGGCTCTTTGAGAATCTTGATGTCGGGAGCAAATGTATCGAGAACCTGCTGTGATAACCGACTGATGTCAGTACAAGCCAGATAAGAGGCACCAGCAGGGTTTACAGTCTGATAGAGTTCGCTAAAGGCGATAACTGATGCAACAGCGTCAGGATCGGCGTTCTGATGGCCGATGACAAGAATTGAGTCTGCATCTCCTAGCAGCGGTTTTATGTTCACTCATCTTTCATCTCCATCAACTGTTTTTCCAGCCATTGTACCCCGTTCTGGGTTGCGTCATCCAATAGAGCGTCCAAATCATGCCCTGTCTCGAATTTCTGCTCGATGTCTATCTGAACATCTAGCTGTAGACCACCATCATCCATCTCAAGAATACAGGTAACAAACATTTCTTCGATGCTCTTGCTACCCAACTTCTCGAAAATGTAACCAGTAATGTGTTCTTCGCAAAGCTCTGCAAGGCTAGCTATGTCCTCTGCTGTTATCTCAGGCAGACCGATGCGGAGAACTGCATTCATATCGCTCACTGCAACTGGAGATTGTGTTTCCCAAGCTCGAGCTGAATCTCTTCTTGCTCAGACTGAAGCTTTTTCTGAAGGGTGTCGCGCTGTTTCTTTGTCGATTTAAGCTTCATCTCAAGTGTTTCTTGCTTATCTGACAGCTCTTCCACAAGCTCAGGTTTATCCACACGGAACATCACTTGACCAACGCTCTTATACGTAACAGTATCATCAGGCTGGTCTTCCAGTTCATCAAGTGTTGCCTCGGTCTCGTTAAGCTGAGTTTGGAGCTGCTGAACCATCATCTGTAATTGTTCGTGGTTCTTACGCATATTCTCGAATTTTCGGAGCTTGTCTTCCAATGCAGGGGGGAGTGTTTGTGCCATAATAATCTCGCTCCCTAAGTACAACTAGGGGGTATTCAATGTGCGGCACCTTTGTAGGAACTTAAGGATTTTGGCATGGATACCATGTCAGATTATCGAGACGAAAATTCAGATAGAACAAAATCCATCGATTTTGTACAACTTGAGACCCAAGACAGAAAGGAGTTCATGGCTGCTCGTAAGGAAGTAACATCATCAGCAGAAACGTGTATGTGCAGTGTTGAGCCCTGCACGACAACCTCTGTTTCTGCCCGTTCTGATTCAATGGAACGAGTCTCCGGTTCAAGGGCTTTTGCTATTGTCTCAGCAAGCTTTGGAGTGTCAAAGTCCATGGTAAAAACCGCATCAACTCCAGAGACTTCAGACTTCATGACAAGCCACCGACATAATCTAGGAGATATGCAAAGAAGAACATTGTGCTTAACAGTATCGATAAGAGATTCAGGTCTTAATCTTGTCTATGCGGATTCTAGGACCAACCTCAATCCCGCTGGCCGCGTCATGAAGAGTCCAGAGTGTTTGACCAGCAGGAAGGTCCTCAAACCAATA belongs to Candidatus Thorarchaeota archaeon and includes:
- a CDS encoding prefoldin subunit beta, producing the protein MAQTLPPALEDKLRKFENMRKNHEQLQMMVQQLQTQLNETEATLDELEDQPDDTVTYKSVGQVMFRVDKPELVEELSDKQETLEMKLKSTKKQRDTLQKKLQSEQEEIQLELGKHNLQLQ
- a CDS encoding CTAG/PCC1 family protein, with product MKSEVSGVDAVFTMDFDTPKLAETIAKALEPETRSIESERAETEVVVQGSTLHIHVSADDVTSLRAAMNSFLSWVSSCTKSMDFVLSEFSSR
- a CDS encoding DUF3194 domain-containing protein — its product is MNAVLRIGLPEITAEDIASLAELCEEHITGYIFEKLGSKSIEEMFVTCILEMDDGGLQLDVQIDIEQKFETGHDLDALLDDATQNGVQWLEKQLMEMKDE
- a CDS encoding ABC transporter ATP-binding protein, whose translation is MPGRKTGRGLFRMPIIEFADFSFRYLGSEALALRRVSLSIEEGEYVLVSGPSGCGKTTFCRAINGLVPHFHRGYLSGNVFVASQNTKETSVAELAKTAGMVFQNPSNQLVTLNVEKELAFGPENLGVPPPEIRKKVDEMITLLDIEHLREKHPHEMSGGEQQAVALAATLALEPDILIADEPTSNLDPRSAERILGIISSLNKKGMTVILVEHRLDLVSNDATRLVLMRDGGVVADGSPRDVLVSEICEEIGVGIPKVVQVYKRLRNRGIDLGRVPLNGDELARLAKEAHIP
- a CDS encoding DHH family phosphoesterase, with product MNIKPLLGDADSILVIGHQNADPDAVASVIAFSELYQTVNPAGASYLACTDISRLSQQVLDTFAPDIKILKEPDLEPDLVILLDTNSREQVGGKLKNYLNEPPQTLVIDHHEPNPEIEQLASHVIQEPNRSSTCELLLSVFNDMRIQPSKMVANLLLAGLLFDTRRFFYTDKKTLLAAIDLIEAGADYESCVTSLIIRPERSERIARLKAARRTKIHKIDEWIVVTSVIGAFEASSCRGLISLGADVAIAGGQQGENSVRLSSRSTKHFYNETGVNLGCDVMEPVGEIIGGKGGGHPNAAGANGRGNLKKALNKSVELIKKAIHAR